A window from Streptomyces subrutilus encodes these proteins:
- a CDS encoding nitrite/sulfite reductase, whose amino-acid sequence MAATPETPAAAAPAAAARRKTGRHRGEGQWAVGHHTPLNGNEQFKKDDDGLNVRTRIETIYSKAGFDSIDPNDLRGRMRWWGLYTQRKPGIDGGKTAILEPEELDDKYFMLRVRIDGGRLTTGQLRVIGEISEEFARGTADLTDRQNVQYHWIRIEDVPEIWRRLEAVGLSTTEACGDTPRVILGSPVAGIAQDEIIDGTPAIDEIYRRIVGNPDFSNLPRKFKSAISGSPLLDVAHEINDIAFVGVHHPEHGPGFDVWVGGGLSTNPKLGVRLGTWVSLDEVPDVYEGVISIFRDYGYRRLRTRARLKFLVADWGAAKFRQVLEDDYLKRRLTDGPAPEQPSGQWRDHVGVHRQQDGRFYVGFAPRVGRVDGATLTKIADVAERHGSGRLRTTAEQKMIVLDIEADRVDSVVAALEALDLRVSPSPFRRGTMACTGIEFCKLAIVETKARGASLIDELERRLPEFAEPLTININGCPNACARIQVADIGLKGQLVLDENGDQVEGYQVHLGGALGLEAGFGRKVRGLKVTSAGLPDYVERVVTRFQEQREDGERFAAWVTRAGDEDLS is encoded by the coding sequence ATGGCCGCCACCCCCGAAACGCCCGCAGCAGCAGCTCCCGCAGCCGCCGCGCGCCGCAAGACCGGCCGCCACCGCGGCGAGGGTCAGTGGGCCGTCGGACACCACACCCCCCTCAACGGCAACGAGCAGTTCAAGAAGGACGACGACGGTCTCAACGTGCGGACACGCATCGAGACGATCTACTCCAAGGCCGGCTTCGACTCGATCGACCCCAACGACCTGCGCGGCCGCATGCGCTGGTGGGGCCTCTACACGCAGCGCAAGCCCGGGATCGACGGCGGCAAGACCGCGATCCTGGAGCCGGAGGAGCTGGACGACAAGTACTTCATGCTGCGCGTGCGCATCGACGGCGGCCGGCTGACCACCGGGCAGCTGCGCGTCATCGGCGAGATCTCCGAGGAGTTCGCGCGCGGCACCGCCGACCTCACCGACCGCCAGAACGTGCAGTACCACTGGATCCGGATCGAGGACGTCCCGGAGATCTGGCGCCGGCTGGAGGCCGTCGGCCTGTCCACCACCGAGGCCTGCGGTGACACGCCCCGCGTCATCCTCGGTTCGCCCGTCGCCGGCATCGCGCAGGACGAGATCATCGACGGCACGCCCGCCATCGACGAGATCTACCGCCGCATCGTCGGCAACCCGGACTTCTCCAACCTGCCCCGCAAGTTCAAGTCCGCGATCTCCGGCTCGCCGCTGCTCGACGTGGCGCACGAGATCAACGACATCGCCTTCGTCGGCGTGCACCACCCCGAGCACGGCCCCGGCTTCGACGTCTGGGTCGGCGGCGGCCTCTCCACCAACCCCAAGCTGGGTGTGCGCCTGGGCACCTGGGTCTCGCTCGACGAGGTCCCGGACGTCTACGAGGGCGTCATCTCGATCTTCCGCGACTACGGCTACCGACGGCTGCGCACCCGCGCCCGCCTGAAGTTCCTCGTCGCCGACTGGGGCGCGGCCAAGTTCCGCCAGGTGCTGGAGGACGACTACCTGAAGCGCCGGCTCACCGACGGTCCGGCGCCCGAACAGCCCTCGGGGCAGTGGCGCGACCACGTCGGCGTGCACCGGCAGCAGGACGGCCGGTTCTACGTCGGCTTCGCGCCCCGCGTGGGCCGCGTCGACGGCGCCACCCTGACGAAGATCGCGGACGTGGCCGAGCGGCACGGCTCCGGCCGGCTGCGCACCACCGCCGAGCAGAAGATGATCGTGCTCGACATCGAGGCGGACCGGGTCGACTCGGTCGTGGCCGCGCTGGAGGCCCTGGACCTGCGGGTCTCGCCCTCCCCGTTCCGCCGCGGCACGATGGCCTGCACCGGCATCGAGTTCTGCAAGCTGGCCATCGTCGAGACCAAGGCGCGCGGCGCCTCGCTCATCGACGAACTGGAGCGCCGCCTGCCGGAGTTCGCCGAACCGCTCACCATCAACATCAACGGCTGCCCCAACGCCTGCGCCCGCATCCAGGTCGCGGACATCGGCCTCAAGGGCCAGCTGGTCCTGGACGAGAACGGCGACCAGGTGGAGGGCTACCAGGTCCACCTGGGCGGCGCCCTCGGCCTGGAGGCCGGCTTCGGCCGCAAGGTCCGCGGCCTCAAGGTCACCTCCGCCGGTCTGCCCGACTACGTCGAGCGCGTCGTCACGCGCTTCCAGGAGCAGCGCGAGGACGGCGAGCGCTTCGCCGCCTGGGTGACCCGCGCCGGGGACGAGGACCTGTCGTGA
- a CDS encoding sulfate adenylyltransferase subunit 1: protein MTSPTDQVAQLADLAATTLLRFATAGSVDDGKSTLVGRLLHDSKSVLTDQMEAVEAVSAQRGQDAPDLALLTDGLRAEREQGITIDVAYRYFATARRRFILADTPGHVQYTRNMVTGASTADLAVVLVDARNGVIEQTRRHAAVAALLRVPHVVLAVNKMDLVDYRESVFAAIAEEFTAYASDLGVPEITAIPISALAGDNVVDASAHMDWYGGPTVLEHLETVPVSHDLTACPARFPVQYVIRPQSAEHPDYRGYAGQIASGVLRVGEAVTVLPSGRTSTIEGIDALGESVDIAWAPQSVTVRLKDDIDISRGDLIAPSASAPATTQDVEATVCHVADQPLAVGARVLLKHTTRTVKAIVKEIPSRLTLDDLSQHPDPGQLVANDIGRVVVRTAEPLALDAYADSRRTGSFLLIDPADGTTLAAGMAGESFASQAETTVQADEEGWDF, encoded by the coding sequence ATGACCAGCCCCACCGATCAGGTCGCCCAGCTGGCCGACCTCGCGGCGACCACCCTGCTGCGCTTCGCGACCGCCGGTTCCGTCGACGACGGCAAGTCCACCCTGGTGGGCCGGCTGCTGCACGACTCCAAGTCGGTCCTGACCGACCAGATGGAGGCCGTCGAGGCCGTCTCCGCCCAACGCGGCCAGGACGCCCCCGACCTCGCGCTGCTCACCGACGGCCTGCGGGCCGAGCGCGAGCAGGGCATCACCATCGACGTCGCCTACCGCTACTTCGCCACCGCCCGCCGCCGGTTCATCCTGGCCGACACCCCGGGCCACGTGCAGTACACCCGCAACATGGTCACCGGCGCCTCCACCGCCGACCTGGCCGTGGTCCTCGTCGACGCCCGCAACGGCGTCATCGAGCAGACCCGCCGGCACGCGGCCGTCGCCGCCCTGCTGCGCGTGCCGCACGTGGTCCTGGCCGTGAACAAGATGGACCTGGTCGACTACCGCGAGTCCGTCTTCGCGGCCATCGCCGAGGAGTTCACCGCGTACGCCTCGGACCTGGGCGTACCGGAGATCACCGCGATCCCGATCTCGGCCCTGGCCGGGGACAACGTGGTGGACGCCTCCGCGCACATGGACTGGTACGGCGGGCCGACGGTGCTGGAGCACCTGGAGACCGTGCCGGTCAGCCACGACCTGACGGCCTGCCCGGCCCGCTTCCCGGTGCAGTACGTGATCCGCCCGCAGTCCGCGGAGCACCCCGACTACCGCGGCTACGCCGGCCAGATCGCCTCGGGCGTGCTGCGCGTGGGCGAGGCCGTGACCGTGCTGCCCTCGGGCCGCACCAGCACCATCGAGGGCATCGACGCGCTCGGCGAGAGCGTCGACATCGCGTGGGCGCCGCAGTCGGTGACGGTGCGGCTCAAGGACGACATCGACATCTCGCGCGGCGACCTGATCGCGCCGTCGGCGAGCGCCCCGGCCACCACGCAGGACGTGGAGGCGACGGTCTGCCACGTGGCGGACCAGCCGCTGGCCGTCGGCGCACGGGTCCTGCTCAAGCACACGACGCGCACGGTCAAGGCGATCGTCAAGGAGATCCCCTCGCGGCTGACCCTGGACGACCTGTCCCAGCATCCGGACCCCGGTCAGCTGGTGGCCAACGACATCGGCCGGGTCGTCGTCCGGACCGCCGAGCCGCTCGCGCTCGACGCGTACGCCGACTCGCGCCGCACCGGGTCCTTCCTGCTGATCGACCCGGCGGACGGGACGACCCTGGCGGCCGGCATGGCGGGCGAGTCCTTCGCCTCCCAGGCCGAGACCACCGTCCAGGCCGATGAGGAAGGGTGGGACTTCTAG
- a CDS encoding ABC transporter permease, which yields MASTDTTPPKVAAPGKGDDLAGLEAGLDALDTVETHRTPVREVFVKKVLPPLLAVGLVLLVWQVLVAAKVTDETKLPAPSAVWDSLSDMWIKGTLLEVIWTSVSRGLLGFLLALAIGTPLGLLVARVKFVRAAIGPILQGLQSLPSVAWVPPAVLWFGLNDAMMYTVILLGAVPSIANGLVSGIDQVPPLFLRAGRTLGATGLRGARHIVMPAALPGYLAGLKQGWAFSWRSLMAAEIIASSPDLGLGLGQLLENGRNNIDLPGVFLAILLILVVGIAIDLLIFSPVERWVLRSRGLLVKS from the coding sequence ATGGCCAGCACTGACACCACCCCCCCGAAGGTCGCGGCCCCGGGCAAGGGCGACGACCTGGCCGGCCTGGAGGCGGGCCTCGACGCGCTGGACACCGTCGAGACCCACCGCACCCCGGTCCGCGAGGTCTTCGTCAAGAAGGTCCTCCCCCCGCTCCTCGCCGTCGGCCTGGTCCTCCTTGTCTGGCAGGTCCTCGTCGCGGCGAAGGTCACCGACGAGACCAAGCTCCCGGCCCCTTCCGCTGTGTGGGACAGCCTGTCCGACATGTGGATCAAGGGGACGCTGCTGGAGGTCATCTGGACCAGCGTCTCGCGCGGTCTGCTCGGCTTCCTGCTGGCCCTGGCCATCGGCACCCCGCTCGGCCTGCTCGTCGCCCGGGTGAAGTTCGTCCGCGCCGCCATCGGGCCGATCCTGCAGGGCCTGCAGTCCCTGCCGTCGGTCGCGTGGGTGCCGCCGGCCGTGCTGTGGTTCGGTCTCAACGACGCCATGATGTACACCGTGATCCTGCTCGGCGCGGTGCCGTCCATCGCCAACGGCCTGGTCTCGGGCATCGACCAGGTGCCGCCGCTGTTCCTGCGGGCCGGGCGCACGCTGGGCGCGACCGGGCTGCGCGGGGCCCGGCACATCGTGATGCCGGCCGCGCTCCCCGGCTACCTGGCCGGCCTCAAGCAGGGCTGGGCCTTCTCCTGGCGCTCGCTGATGGCCGCCGAGATCATCGCCTCCTCGCCCGACCTCGGCCTGGGGCTGGGCCAGCTGCTGGAGAACGGCCGCAACAACATCGACCTGCCCGGCGTGTTCCTCGCGATCCTGCTGATCCTGGTGGTCGGCATCGCCATCGACCTGCTGATCTTCAGCCCGGTCGAGCGGTGGGTGCTGCGCAGCCGCGGCCTGCTGGTGAAGAGCTGA
- a CDS encoding phosphoadenylyl-sulfate reductase: protein MTALREKGDLRSLAERAGRDLEDASAQEILAWAAETFGARFAVTSSMEDAVVAHLASRVRPGVDVVFLDTGYHFEETIGTRDAVEAVMDVNVITLTPRRTVAEQDAEHGPRLHDRDPDLCCALRKVAPLEEGLTAYDAWATGLRRDESPTRANTPVVGWDEKRRKVKVSPIARWTQDDVDAYVAEHGVLTNPLLTDGYASVGCAPCTRRVAAGEDARAGRWAGLGKTECGLHG, encoded by the coding sequence ATGACGGCGCTTCGGGAGAAGGGCGACCTGAGGTCGCTGGCCGAGCGGGCGGGCCGGGACCTGGAGGACGCCTCCGCACAGGAGATCCTGGCCTGGGCGGCCGAGACCTTCGGCGCGCGGTTCGCCGTCACCTCCTCCATGGAGGACGCGGTCGTGGCCCACCTCGCCTCCCGGGTCCGCCCCGGCGTGGACGTGGTCTTCCTCGACACGGGCTACCACTTCGAGGAGACCATCGGCACCCGCGACGCGGTCGAGGCCGTGATGGACGTCAACGTCATCACCCTCACCCCGCGCCGCACCGTCGCCGAGCAGGACGCCGAGCACGGCCCGAGGTTGCACGACCGCGACCCCGACCTGTGCTGCGCCCTGCGCAAGGTCGCGCCGCTGGAAGAGGGCCTGACCGCGTACGACGCCTGGGCGACGGGCCTGCGCCGCGACGAGTCCCCGACCCGGGCGAACACCCCGGTGGTCGGCTGGGACGAGAAGCGCCGGAAGGTCAAGGTCTCGCCGATCGCCCGCTGGACGCAGGACGACGTCGACGCCTACGTGGCCGAGCACGGCGTGCTCACCAACCCCCTGCTCACGGACGGCTACGCCTCCGTCGGCTGCGCCCCCTGCACCCGCCGCGTCGCGGCGGGCGAGGACGCGCGCGCCGGCCGCTGGGCCGGGCTGGGCAAGACCGAGTGCGGACTGCACGGCTGA
- the cysD gene encoding sulfate adenylyltransferase subunit CysD, whose translation MTTAAHLHADSGSDAPYALSHLDALESEAVHIFREVAGEFEKPVVLFSGGKDSIVMLHLALKAFAPAPVPFTLLHVDTGHNFPEVLEYRDRTVERHGLRLHVASVQDYIDAGKLRERPDGTRNPLQTLPLTEAIQRLKFDAVFGGGRRDEEKARAKERVFSLRDEFSQWDPRRQRPELWQLYNGRHAPGEHVRVFPLSNWTELDVWQYIAREGIELPEIYFAHEREVFSRNGMWLTAGAWGGAKEGETTETRLIRYRTVGDMSCTGAVDSDAATLDAVIAEIAVSRLTERGATRADDKMSEAAMEDRKREGYF comes from the coding sequence ATGACCACGGCCGCACACCTGCACGCCGATTCCGGCTCCGACGCCCCCTACGCGCTGTCGCACCTCGACGCCCTCGAATCCGAGGCGGTGCACATCTTCCGCGAGGTGGCCGGCGAGTTCGAGAAGCCGGTGGTGCTCTTCTCCGGCGGCAAGGACTCCATCGTCATGCTGCACCTGGCGCTGAAGGCGTTCGCGCCGGCGCCGGTGCCGTTCACGCTGCTGCACGTCGACACGGGCCACAACTTCCCCGAGGTGCTGGAGTACCGCGACCGCACCGTCGAGCGGCACGGCCTGCGCCTGCACGTGGCGTCGGTGCAGGACTACATCGACGCGGGCAAGCTGCGCGAGCGCCCCGACGGCACCCGCAACCCGCTGCAGACCCTCCCGCTCACCGAGGCCATCCAGCGGCTGAAGTTCGACGCCGTCTTCGGCGGCGGCCGCCGCGACGAGGAGAAGGCCCGCGCCAAGGAGCGCGTCTTCTCCCTGCGCGACGAGTTCTCCCAGTGGGACCCGCGCCGCCAGCGCCCCGAGCTGTGGCAGCTGTACAACGGCCGGCACGCCCCCGGCGAGCACGTGCGCGTCTTCCCGCTCTCCAACTGGACCGAGCTGGACGTCTGGCAGTACATCGCCCGCGAGGGCATCGAGCTGCCGGAGATCTACTTCGCCCACGAGCGCGAGGTCTTCTCCCGCAACGGGATGTGGCTCACGGCCGGCGCATGGGGCGGTGCGAAGGAGGGCGAGACGACCGAGACCCGCCTCATCCGCTACCGCACCGTCGGCGACATGTCCTGCACCGGCGCCGTCGACTCCGACGCCGCGACCCTGGACGCGGTGATCGCCGAGATCGCCGTCTCCCGCCTCACCGAGCGGGGCGCGACCCGCGCCGACGACAAGATGTCCGAGGCCGCGATGGAAGACCGCAAGCGCGAAGGGTACTTCTAA
- the cysC gene encoding adenylyl-sulfate kinase, with amino-acid sequence MSVSDQGATVWLTGLPSAGKTTIARALAERLRAEGHRVEVLDGDEIREFLSAGLGFGREDRHTNVQRIGFVAELLASNGVKALVPVIAPFADSREAVRKRHAAEGTAYLEVHVATPVEVCSERDVKGLYAKQAAGEISGLTGVDDPYEAPESPDLRIESHTQTVRESASALYALLTERGLA; translated from the coding sequence ATGAGCGTGAGCGACCAGGGCGCCACCGTGTGGCTGACCGGGCTGCCGAGCGCGGGCAAGACCACCATCGCCCGTGCGCTGGCCGAACGGCTGCGCGCGGAGGGCCACCGGGTGGAGGTCCTCGACGGCGACGAGATCCGCGAGTTCCTCTCCGCCGGCCTCGGCTTCGGCCGCGAGGACCGGCACACCAACGTGCAGCGGATCGGCTTCGTCGCCGAACTGCTCGCGAGCAACGGGGTCAAGGCGCTCGTTCCGGTGATCGCGCCGTTCGCCGACAGCCGCGAGGCCGTCCGCAAGCGGCACGCCGCCGAGGGCACCGCGTACCTGGAGGTCCACGTGGCCACCCCGGTCGAGGTGTGCTCCGAGCGCGACGTGAAGGGCCTGTACGCCAAGCAGGCGGCGGGCGAGATCTCCGGTCTGACCGGGGTCGACGACCCGTACGAGGCGCCGGAGTCGCCGGACCTCCGTATCGAGTCGCACACGCAGACCGTGCGGGAGTCGGCCTCGGCCCTGTACGCGCTGCTCACCGAGAGGGGTCTGGCATGA
- a CDS encoding ABC transporter ATP-binding protein, translated as MATTLAKAAEGSATEQHDHAARIEHVSKSFSGPAGSQLVLDDISLDVAPGEFVTILGASGCGKSTLLNLVAGLDKPSAGSIATPGGRPALMFQEHALFPWLTAGKNIELALRLRGVAKADRRPEAERLLELVRLGGAYGKRVHELSGGMRQRVALARALAQDSQLLLMDEPFAALDAITRDVLHGELTRIWAETNLSVLFVTHNVREAVRLAQRVVLLSSRPGRVAKEWTVGIPQPRRIEDADVAELSLEITEHLRGEIRRHGQH; from the coding sequence ATGGCCACCACGCTTGCCAAGGCTGCCGAGGGCTCCGCCACGGAGCAGCACGACCACGCCGCCCGCATCGAGCACGTCTCGAAGTCCTTCTCCGGTCCGGCCGGATCGCAGCTCGTCCTGGACGACATCAGCCTCGATGTCGCCCCGGGAGAGTTCGTCACCATCCTGGGTGCCTCGGGGTGTGGCAAGTCCACCCTGCTGAACCTGGTGGCGGGCCTGGACAAGCCGTCGGCGGGGTCCATCGCGACCCCCGGCGGCCGTCCCGCGCTGATGTTCCAGGAACACGCCCTGTTCCCGTGGCTGACCGCGGGCAAGAACATCGAACTCGCCCTGCGGCTGCGCGGGGTGGCGAAGGCGGACCGCAGGCCGGAGGCGGAGCGGCTGCTGGAGCTGGTCCGGCTCGGCGGCGCGTACGGCAAGCGCGTGCACGAGCTGTCGGGCGGCATGCGCCAGCGCGTGGCGCTCGCCCGGGCGCTGGCCCAGGACAGCCAGCTGCTGCTGATGGACGAGCCGTTCGCGGCCCTCGACGCCATCACCCGCGACGTGCTGCACGGCGAGCTCACCCGCATCTGGGCCGAGACGAACCTGTCCGTCCTCTTCGTGACGCACAACGTGCGCGAGGCCGTCCGCCTCGCGCAGCGCGTGGTCCTGCTCTCCTCGCGGCCCGGCCGGGTCGCGAAGGAATGGACCGTGGGCATCCCGCAGCCGCGCCGCATCGAGGACGCGGACGTCGCGGAGCTGTCCCTTGAGATCACCGAACACCTGCGTGGGGAGATCCGCCGCCATGGCCAGCACTGA
- a CDS encoding GNAT family N-acetyltransferase — protein MNTITLTTWSLEMTSPGGLVPAAVPGPEITVARAEVPSPEFSRFLYASVGGDIHWTDRLALTREQWVEQLARPGVETWVAYDRGTPAGYVELDPQADGVVEIVYFGLLPDFRGRRIGGHLLSVGTARAWDLASRWPDREPTRRVWLHTCSQDGPTAMANYERRGFKVFATETESKEETATPGPWPGA, from the coding sequence ATGAATACCATCACACTGACCACCTGGTCCCTGGAAATGACCTCGCCCGGGGGCCTGGTCCCGGCGGCCGTGCCCGGCCCGGAGATCACCGTGGCCCGGGCGGAGGTCCCCTCGCCCGAGTTCAGCCGCTTCCTGTACGCCTCGGTGGGCGGTGACATCCACTGGACGGACCGGCTGGCGCTGACCCGGGAGCAGTGGGTGGAGCAGCTGGCGCGGCCCGGGGTGGAGACCTGGGTCGCGTACGACCGGGGCACTCCGGCCGGCTACGTCGAGCTCGACCCGCAGGCGGACGGCGTGGTGGAGATCGTGTACTTCGGACTGCTGCCGGACTTCCGCGGCCGCCGCATCGGCGGGCACCTGCTGTCGGTGGGCACGGCGCGGGCGTGGGACCTGGCGTCCCGCTGGCCGGACCGGGAGCCGACCCGGCGGGTCTGGCTGCACACCTGCAGCCAGGACGGGCCCACGGCGATGGCCAACTACGAGCGCCGCGGCTTCAAGGTCTTCGCGACGGAAACGGAATCCAAGGAGGAGACCGCCACGCCCGGCCCCTGGCCCGGCGCCTGA
- a CDS encoding ABC transporter substrate-binding protein: MPATGTTRNTLRRSVVAAAALPLLIGALASCGYGSEAKKDEPKADAAASADTGKKLSAPEVRIGYFPNLTHATALVGLQEGLIEKELNGTKIKPQSFNAGPSEIEALNGGSLDIGFIGPSPSINGYVKSKGTNLRIISGSASGGVKLVVNPDKIKTLDDLKGKKIATPQKGNTQDVAFLNWISEKGWKVDPESGKGDVSVVRTDNKVTPDAFKQGSIDGAWVPEPTASKLVSDGGTVLLDETDLWPDKKFVITNIIVSQKFLKEHPDVVEAVLKGTVKTNEWINANPDKAKESANARLAAEGGKPLEAKVIDPAWKSILVTDDPLASTLKTESEWAVKAKLIEQPELTGIYDLTLLNKVLKAAGKPEVSDAGLGAK; encoded by the coding sequence GTGCCTGCCACCGGTACCACCCGTAACACCCTGCGCCGCAGCGTCGTCGCCGCTGCCGCCCTGCCGCTGCTGATCGGCGCGCTCGCCTCCTGCGGGTACGGCTCCGAGGCGAAGAAGGACGAGCCGAAGGCCGATGCGGCCGCCTCCGCCGACACCGGGAAGAAGCTCTCCGCCCCCGAAGTCCGCATCGGCTACTTCCCCAACCTCACCCACGCCACCGCACTCGTCGGCCTCCAGGAAGGCCTCATCGAGAAGGAACTCAACGGCACCAAGATCAAGCCGCAGTCCTTCAACGCCGGCCCCTCCGAAATCGAAGCCCTCAACGGCGGCTCCCTCGACATCGGCTTCATCGGCCCCTCCCCCTCCATCAACGGCTACGTCAAATCCAAGGGCACCAACCTCCGCATCATCTCCGGCTCCGCCTCCGGCGGCGTCAAGCTCGTCGTCAACCCCGACAAGATCAAAACCCTCGACGACCTCAAGGGCAAGAAAATAGCCACGCCCCAAAAGGGCAACACCCAAGACGTCGCCTTCCTCAACTGGATCTCCGAAAAGGGCTGGAAGGTCGACCCCGAATCCGGCAAGGGCGACGTCTCCGTCGTCCGCACCGACAACAAGGTCACCCCCGACGCCTTCAAGCAGGGCTCCATCGACGGCGCCTGGGTCCCCGAACCCACCGCCTCCAAACTCGTCTCCGACGGCGGCACCGTCCTCCTCGACGAAACCGACCTCTGGCCCGACAAGAAGTTCGTCATCACGAACATCATCGTCTCCCAGAAATTCCTCAAGGAGCACCCCGACGTCGTCGAGGCCGTCCTCAAGGGCACCGTCAAAACCAACGAGTGGATCAACGCCAACCCCGACAAGGCCAAGGAATCCGCCAACGCCCGCCTCGCGGCCGAAGGCGGCAAGCCCCTCGAAGCCAAGGTCATCGACCCCGCCTGGAAGAGCATCCTCGTCACCGACGACCCCCTCGCCTCCACCCTCAAGACCGAATCCGAATGGGCCGTCAAGGCCAAGCTCATCGAACAACCCGAACTCACCGGCATCTACGACCTCACCCTCCTCAACAAGGTCCTCAAGGCCGCCGGCAAGCCCGAAGTCTCCGACGCCGGCCTCGGCGCCAAGTAA
- a CDS encoding putative leader peptide, producing the protein MNGAGIALVSRRHVDLGRMSSAICPAS; encoded by the coding sequence ATGAATGGAGCTGGAATTGCCTTGGTGAGTCGGCGGCACGTCGACCTCGGCCGCATGTCCAGCGCCATCTGTCCGGCGAGCTGA
- a CDS encoding acyl-CoA dehydrogenase family protein gives MAATTHTVSNQAPPLVGYDVYGGDRALTEGVERHLASAGPELLDGVREELTALGRAAGSAQALEWGAQANANPPVLRTHDRYGNRIDEVDFHPAWHRLLGHAVTSGLTDAWGRPAGHLRRAAGFFVWSQAEAGHGCPVSMTHAAVPALRADPELAAEWEPRLTSHVYEQGLRPAGEKAGVLFGMGMTEKQGGSDVRANTTAAVPLDASGEYLLTGHKWFCSAPMCDGFLVLAQAPGGLTCFLVPRVLPDGTRNVFAVQRLKDKLGNRSNASGEVEFDGTWARRVGEEGRGVRTIIEMVAATRLDCVIGSASLMRQGLTQAVHHAEHRSAFGARLIDQPLMRNVLADLALESEAATTLTLRLAAAYDADTDEERAFLRLAVPAAKYWVTKRCTPMVAEALECLGGNGYVEESGLPRLLRESPLNSIWEGSGNVQALDVLRALQREPQALDAFLREVGRARGADHRLDAATKGLLTELADLEGIEARARRVVERMALVLQGSLLVRWAPPAVADAFCASRLGGDWGAAFGTLPHSLDLGAVVARSRIAG, from the coding sequence ATGGCAGCCACGACCCACACAGTCAGCAACCAGGCCCCGCCCCTGGTGGGCTACGACGTCTACGGCGGCGATCGCGCCCTCACCGAGGGAGTGGAGCGCCACCTCGCCTCCGCCGGTCCCGAACTCCTCGACGGCGTACGGGAGGAACTCACGGCCCTCGGGCGCGCCGCGGGCTCCGCGCAGGCCCTGGAATGGGGCGCGCAGGCGAACGCGAACCCGCCCGTGCTGCGGACCCACGACCGGTACGGCAACCGGATCGACGAGGTGGACTTCCATCCGGCCTGGCACCGGCTGCTGGGGCACGCGGTGACCTCGGGGCTGACGGACGCCTGGGGCCGCCCGGCCGGGCACCTGCGCCGGGCCGCCGGGTTCTTCGTGTGGTCGCAGGCCGAGGCGGGGCACGGCTGCCCGGTCTCGATGACGCACGCGGCCGTGCCCGCGCTGCGGGCCGACCCGGAGCTGGCGGCGGAGTGGGAGCCGCGGCTGACCTCGCACGTGTACGAGCAGGGGCTGCGGCCGGCCGGGGAGAAGGCCGGCGTCCTGTTCGGGATGGGGATGACCGAGAAGCAGGGCGGCAGCGACGTACGGGCCAACACGACGGCGGCGGTGCCGCTGGACGCGTCCGGGGAGTACCTGCTGACCGGGCACAAGTGGTTCTGTTCGGCGCCGATGTGCGACGGGTTCCTGGTGCTGGCGCAGGCGCCCGGCGGGCTGACCTGCTTCCTGGTGCCGCGGGTGCTGCCGGACGGCACGCGCAACGTCTTCGCGGTCCAGCGGCTGAAGGACAAGCTGGGCAACCGGTCGAACGCGTCCGGCGAGGTCGAGTTCGACGGGACCTGGGCGCGGCGGGTGGGCGAGGAGGGCCGCGGGGTCCGGACGATCATCGAGATGGTCGCGGCGACCCGGCTGGACTGCGTGATCGGGTCGGCGTCGCTGATGCGGCAGGGGCTGACCCAGGCCGTCCACCACGCGGAGCACCGCTCTGCTTTCGGAGCACGGCTCATCGACCAGCCGCTGATGCGCAACGTCCTCGCCGACCTCGCCCTGGAGTCGGAGGCGGCCACCACCCTGACGCTGCGCCTGGCCGCCGCGTACGACGCCGACACGGACGAGGAGCGGGCGTTCCTGCGCCTCGCGGTGCCCGCCGCCAAGTACTGGGTGACCAAGCGCTGCACGCCGATGGTGGCGGAGGCGTTGGAGTGCCTGGGCGGCAACGGCTACGTCGAGGAGTCCGGGCTGCCCCGGCTGCTGCGCGAGTCCCCGCTGAACTCCATCTGGGAGGGGTCCGGCAACGTACAGGCCCTGGACGTCCTGCGCGCCCTCCAGCGGGAGCCCCAGGCACTGGACGCCTTCCTGCGGGAGGTCGGCCGGGCCCGGGGCGCCGACCACCGGCTGGACGCCGCCACCAAGGGGCTGCTGACGGAGCTCGCCGACCTGGAGGGCATCGAGGCCCGCGCCCGGCGGGTGGTGGAGCGCATGGCGCTGGTGCTCCAGGGCTCGCTGCTGGTGCGCTGGGCTCCGCCGGCGGTCGCGGACGCGTTCTGCGCCTCGCGGCTGGGCGGCGACTGGGGCGCGGCCTTCGGCACGCTCCCGCACAGCCTGGACCTGGGCGCGGTCGTGGCACGGTCCCGGATCGCGGGCTGA